The following DNA comes from Gadus chalcogrammus isolate NIFS_2021 chromosome 12, NIFS_Gcha_1.0, whole genome shotgun sequence.
AAAAGGAAGTGTGAGAGGTGGGAGTGCAGCTCTCTTACCATCTGCTCAGTGAAGATCTGGAGGTCCTCTGGGACAccctgggaggagagaggaggagacggtcAACCAACACGTGGGGACTACCCATGTTGAAGTGACGTCAGTGCAGTGGACCACAGCAGTACCTCAGCGTTCACCTTCTCCGTCAGGTTGTAGATGACTCTGGCCAGCGCCTCGGCCACCACCTTGGTGTTCCTGCTCAGCTTCCTCAGGTCGACATGAggcctgcaaacacacacacacacgaatatcAACACAAGGCAGACGGGAAGGGACATTTTgcaagagggagaaaaagaaaaatagtaTAAGTTCCGCCTAGATCACCCAGAACAAAAGAGTGAAATTCTGCAAAAGACATGCTTCTCTTGGAATTTGAAATGCAAGAAGCGGAACATAGAAAGATGGTGCGCAGTATTTGCTgttcaaaccacacacacacacacacacacaccacacacacacacacacacacaccacacacacacacacacacaacacacacacacacacacacacacacacacacacacacacacacacacacacacacacacacacacacacgcgtgacaGCTGGGAAGACACAGGGAAAGTTAGAGTTGAACGAACAGGAAGGAGCTCTTACGACACCGGTGGGCCAATCACAAAGATCCGACTCCCACATTACCATGGGCTTCCCAGATCTGACAAAAGTCCAAAACCATAATCACAAAGGtagattaatatattaatatctgGCCATGGTTGTGTGTCTTAGGGCTTTGTTTTAATTACGTTTTGAACTACTGCTTCAATGTGGACCCCCACCCTCATTGATCAGCCCCAGATTATTATCCAATCAACTCTGTTCTAACTGTTTTAAATAAAGACCCCTTCGTTGAAACCATTCCCTCGGATGACCGACAAGACAAGGGAGGCCGGGGCGGGGtacagatgggggggggggggggagacagacagagacttcTAAGGGGAGGGGAGACGCCGACTGTGAAACAACAATGACGGCGACGCCAGCGTCCGCCCCCACGCTGGCGCAAGGCGCGAGGCGTGCAGTAGAGGGACCcacccagcagggggcagtCCCGCTCCGTGGCGAGAGGAGGGGGACACTGACCGCACGTCCATGATGCTGGAGCGCTCCGCCAGCCGGTGGGAGGGCAGGTGGGACAGCGTGAAGGCGGGCAGCCGGCGGATGCCGAAACGCTCGTGCTCCCAGGCCAGCGTGTCGTCGGCCAGGTTGATCTTCTTGTGCACCATGGAGAACTTGAGCTCCGGGTACTGGCTGGCCACCACCTGGGGGCGGGACATCGGACCATAGATCAAGATCTGACTTTGTTTTTACTCAGCCCCAAAAATCCAGTACCGGTCAGGCTCTAGTTTATTGTAGTTTTTGATTCCTTCCATTTATTTTTGAACATGCATTGTGTTATTGGAGTTATGCATTTGTTGCTCAGGATCCTTAGGAtcccatttgtttgtttttattttatttcttgcaTTTTATTGCTCATTTTGTAGGCACTCTTTTTAAAATGATCAAgaaaaataatgacaaaattAAAATGTACGTCGTccttccatttcctcttccgTGCGAAAAGCGCTGCTGATTATATCGTCTCTTTAAGATGCGATACTAAACACTCTGATCCACTCACTTGGGTCCATTTTAAGAGGGTTGCATTTGTGCAATGGGAACCATCTGCAGTTAAATAACGGCTAGTGACATCCACAGCAACAGCTTCAGCAGAGACATTTTCCCACCCCGTCTTGTTTACTACGAGGGCAACTTGGCTTTGGTTTGGAAAAATTACATGaccattaaaaataaatgttattaatGTTTGTTTGGTCCTATCCCAGGTTACGTCATCATTGACAGCTGCACACAAGTCGTATACACCCGGTGGATCATAGCCTTGTGCGACGCGGACGACCGTAGCGTCTGACGGCTCTGCTCACCGACTCCAGCTCCCTCAGCAGGGCGTGCTGGGGGGTTCCTTCCTTGGGGGGCTTGGACACGTGGAGGTGCAGCCCGTCGCCGTTGCCCAGGGTGTCCAGGCACAACACAAAGGCCACGTTGTCCTGCAGCAGGCTGGAGTCTGGGGGCAGAGAGAGCCAAGGGGATGAAACACGGGGAACGGAAAGGGGTTAAAATGAGGATTTAAGTATGGGACCGCGAGATGCCGGACCCCTACCTAGTCCTTCGTTTGTTAGGGCCTCCTTAGTGTTAGTGCTGAATAGTGTAGGAGAAGAAAAAGCTATAAGAGAAGTGTAGCGTCATGCCTTTAAGGCCACGACCAGACTATGGTCAGGCCTCCAATTTAGACGCAATGCTCTACGTCCAAACCTGTAGATTCTCTGTTATGGACAACAGGAAGCAGGGGTACGGACAACAGGCCTTTCAATTCCTGAATTTGCTTATTTGTTTTATGCCGCCATTATAGAATGAGATAGTTAGTGAGATAAAGGACCGaggcaggaatcgaaccggggttgctgcgatCAGACCTGAGCCTAAATGGTACGCGCTCTATCCGATGCGCCACCGGGGCCCACATTCCTTCGGTGGTCCAATCACTATTATAAACTAAAGGGAACTTTATTTAGCTTTAGATTGGCTTAAGAGAATACATCATTCATTATTAGTAATTTGGGTGAGCCATTGATACATTACTGCATAGAAATGTCAATTATCAAAAATAAACCAATGAAATTTTATGATTTAGGCAATATTTTCGACCAAAAAAGGACACAATTTATCATCAACATGCTTAAAGCTTAGCCGACATGTTCCGGCCCACAAAGAAAGAAGTCAGCCCTGAGTTTGCAAATTTAAGGCCTCCGTGAACCGGAAATTAACTCTACCACAGATTAGTCCTCACGTTTCCACAGAAACATGTTGCGCAAGCATGCTGCTTCTACTACTACCACTGCTGCTTCTACTCCTACCACTACCAAGGTGGTCCTCTTCCATGAATAATATTGTGcacaatgttgtttttaaatTGTACATAGTTGTGTTgtgaatattttacatttatttcaatGAAGTCTACCTTGTTGCTCAATAAAGTGGGTGACCGCGTGTGGGGGGGAAAGTTTAACCTCGTCATGTCCAGGTAGGGGTGGAGTTTGCATACCTGTGTGGTCCAAGTTGTCCTCCAGCCAACGCTTAGTTCCCTGGTAGTTAAACTTCCCTCCGCCAGAGACGAAGAACAGCAGGTTGTACCTGAACACAGAACGGGGAGAACGCCGTCATCTACAGCCGTCGATAAACTACATCCCACACGGTACATGTCTCCAATACAGCAGGGTTAGAAGATCCACACTGAAAGATTCCCCCTGCCTCACAGTAAGTGTGTCCACAGTTGTACACAGGATATGGGGCACGACCCGTCAAATGAAATAGGATGCCGGTGAGTACCAATCTATTACCAGTATATACGTATGCACAGGAATGGTCAAGAACAAATTAGGGAATGAAAGTGCTTATTTAATGCTGAATAATGTTGTAGAAAATAACCCTGGCAACTCAGCACCTACACATTCATTATTAAGCAAGCGTAAACAGACAAACCATTTAGGCTTCCCAACTTCACGAAGTGTTCCATTAGATTCGCTATTCAAACAAACGCAAAACGTGACTAATGCAATTTAATCAGTAACGTGCTGTCGCTCTATTAAGCACAGTCGGTACTCCCAGTATAAtcataaggcctaaaaaaataaattgtttggttccggtttccgaccgaccctgtcaatttatgtgcgacccaaattattttatgagccttaaaaaataaataaaaatataaaaataaaaaatatacatataataatTGATgcaactataattacgtttttgtgtaggatgagcgaattttctcgtttttaaaagaaaacaacctacctatcattcgctgccgctggaaaaataaataaaataaaataaattccctacctacccatgacctcaactgacaaccaacaggaaccaaatatatatttttttagccATAATCTCATCCTCCCAGAAGATGAGCCGTGCAGGGCGGCCGGCGCCTGAGCAGCCCCTACCCAGCGTGGGTCCTCTTGTAGGTGTACAGCCTGGAGAAGAGGCGCGCCAGCTCCAGCAGCATGGACACCCCACTGCCGTTGGAGTCCGCGCCGTAGGAGAGCCACTGTGCGAcggacaaaacacacattaccTTCACCGTCATGGCATCCCTGGCCAtgaatttaaattgtatttagtTTTACGTTTAGGTCTCCGCTCTCCTACACACTtactttttattatatattttttttattgaagtcTCAGATTTCCTACTCGTGTTTCtct
Coding sequences within:
- the ncln gene encoding BOS complex subunit ncln isoform X4, with protein sequence MFEEASEVFDNMFKTSFPLTFIVFIPAVLILVSPLPADAAHEFTVYRMQQYDLQGQPYGTRNAILNTEARSVEAEVLSRRCVIMRLVDFSYEKYQKALRQSAGAVVIILPKNMSTMPQDIVQQFMELEPEMLATETIVPVYFALEDEELLSIYTQTLTSSPTQGSSTAAEVLLHTATANGFQMVTSGAQSKAISDWAITSLEGRLAGVGGEDLPTIVLVAHYDAFGVAPWLSYGADSNGSGVSMLLELARLFSRLYTYKRTHAGYNLLFFVSGGGKFNYQGTKRWLEDNLDHTDSSLLQDNVAFVLCLDTLGNGDGLHLHVSKPPKEGTPQHALLRELESVVASQYPELKFSMVHKKINLADDTLAWEHERFGIRRLPAFTLSHLPSHRLAERSSIMDVRSVSPSSRHGAGLPPAGSGKPMVMWESDLCDWPTGVASCRPEEAEQEHQGGGRGAGQSHLQPDGEGER